The window CCGCGCTCATCCACCACCGAGCCCGCCTCGGCGCCCCGCAGCTGCTCGCAGTTGCCCACGTCCTCCAGGTAGATGCCCAGGTCCACGTCGTAGTCCCACGGGATGATGTCGCCGTGGCGGGCCGCCCCCAGCAGCGAGCCGCCCTCCAGCCAGTAGCGCACGCCCGCCGCCTCCAGCACGCCCACCACGTAGCGCGCGGTCTCCCGGAGCGCACGCAGGCAGCACGGGGGCGTCCAGCGCTCCTCGTACAGGTAGGCCGGCGTGTCGCCCACCACCGTCCCGAAGCAGCGCGGGGTCTCCTTGCTGCAGCCGAACCACTCGAGCCGCCCGCCCTCCCAGCGCACCAGGCGGATGCCCAGCGCCCGCAGCAGAGCCGCCCGCCGCGCGCGCGCCTCGCGCTCCGCCTTCCAGCGCGCGTGGGCCGTGGCCAGCGGGGGCTGGCGCGCCGCCGGGAAGGGCACGTCCAGCAGCTGCACCGGCCAGCCGCGCAGGGCGGTCTGCAGGAAGAGGCCCGTGCTCACCGGCCGCGCCAGGGGAGCCGAGAGGTTGAAGAGGTCGCGGGCGCGCAGCAGCACCACGGCATCCCCGTCCAGGGCGTCGCAGCGGGGCGCGGCGGGGGCCGGGCCGTAGCGGGCCGTCCACTCCCGCAGGCTGACGTTCAGGGCCAGGCACCGGGCAGGGTTGGCCGAGGCGACCGGGGCGGCCACCAGGCGTGCGCCTCCCGCCCGGAGCATCTCCACCATGCGCTCCAGCTGGCCCGGTGCGTCGGCCCTCGCCCCGTCGGGCACCAGCGCCACGAACTCGGTGGCCACGTAGGTCTCGGGGCGCGAGGCCGCGGCCGGCCGGTCCAACGCGGGCTGGAGCAGCGCCAGGCGAACGTTGGGGATGCGCGGCAGGGCCAGGGGCGGGTAGGGGAGCGTGTCGGCTGCCACCACCACCGGCTGGCCTGGGTCCTGCTGCAGGAACGAGTCCACCAGCTCGGGCACCGCGTTGTCGAAGGCCTCGAACTCCCGCACCAGGATGGTGACGCGGGGGCCGGTGGCAGATCCACGGCGGGGCCCCCGGGCCCGGAAGTTCCTGGGCTGCTGCTGCAGCCACGAGACGTAGAAGAGGACCAGGAGGTTAAGGGTGATGGCGGCCGCCAGGGCAGCCTGGCAGCGCGTGAGCCGCATGGGGCCGAAGTCAGGCCCTAGCTGGACCTCCAGGGCATCCTGGAGAGGGGGAAATGAGAGGCGAGGTGGGGCTGGTTGTCAGACCCCCGTCCCGCCCCATCCTCAGCCTTGCCCTCTCTCCCAGCCCTTTCCCTATCTGGCTTCAGCTCTGACTTCCCCTCTTCCAGAAAGCCCTCCTTGACTTCCCAGGCTGGGTCACACACCCGCTCTGGGCTCCTTCGGTCCCCTGGGTTCCCCCACCCTGGCCCAACCACTCTAAGTCATACCGAATAGGGACCGGTCTGTGTCCTCCCACTGCATTGTGAGACCCATGAGGGCAGGTCCTGAGCCTGTCTTGGTCACTG of the Equus quagga isolate Etosha38 chromosome 13, UCLA_HA_Equagga_1.0, whole genome shotgun sequence genome contains:
- the FKRP gene encoding ribitol 5-phosphate transferase FKRP, with the protein product MRLTRCQAALAAAITLNLLVLFYVSWLQQQPRNFRARGPRRGSATGPRVTILVREFEAFDNAVPELVDSFLQQDPGQPVVVAADTLPYPPLALPRIPNVRLALLQPALDRPAAASRPETYVATEFVALVPDGARADAPGQLERMVEMLRAGGARLVAAPVASANPARCLALNVSLREWTARYGPAPAAPRCDALDGDAVVLLRARDLFNLSAPLARPVSTGLFLQTALRGWPVQLLDVPFPAARQPPLATAHARWKAEREARARRAALLRALGIRLVRWEGGRLEWFGCSKETPRCFGTVVGDTPAYLYEERWTPPCCLRALRETARYVVGVLEAAGVRYWLEGGSLLGAARHGDIIPWDYDVDLGIYLEDVGNCEQLRGAEAGSVVDERGFVWEKAVEGDFFRVQYSESNHLHVDLWPFYPRNGVMTKDTWLDHRQDVEFPEHFLQPLVPLPFAGFVAQAPNNYRRFLELKFGPGVIENPEYPNPALLSLAGGG